The proteins below are encoded in one region of Lepisosteus oculatus isolate fLepOcu1 chromosome 10, fLepOcu1.hap2, whole genome shotgun sequence:
- the LOC102694956 gene encoding fer3-like protein yields MEGAFLDTPVMDFVTDVNFLDLPLQSPGQPKPTSATSLADLRGLYGDIASVRDIGEGPVPFAGKVCLGSLGMEMSPEYDVGPLTGRSKRKRVITTSQRQAANIRERKRMFSLNEAFDELRKKVPTFAYEKRLSRIETLRLAIVYISFMTDLLKENERETES; encoded by the coding sequence ATGGAAGGAGCGTTCCTGGATACTCCCGTTATGGACTTCGTAACGGACGTCAACTTTCTGGACTTGCCTCTGCAGTCGCCCGGGCAGCCCAAACCGACCTCGGCCACGTCACTCGCGGACCTGCGAGGGCTTTATGGCGATATCGCTTCCGTTCGTGACATTGGGGAAGGGCCGGTTCCTTTCGCTGGAAAGGTGTGTCTGGGCTCTCTGGGGATGGAGATGTCGCCTGAGTACGACGTCGGCCCATTAACGGGCCGATCGAAAAGGAAACGCGTGATCACCACATCCCAGCGCCAGGCCGCCAACATCAGGGAGAGAAAAAGGATGTTCAGCCTAAACGAGGCCTTTGATGAACTGCGGAAGAAGGTGCCCACCTTCGCCTACGAGAAGAGACTCTCCAGAATCGAAACCCTTCGGCTAGCTATTGTGTACATCTCCTTTATGACAGACCTCCTGAAGGAGAACGAAAGAGAGACCGAAAGCTGA
- the LOC102698905 gene encoding twist-related protein 2 gives MFEEMMQEESGSPVSPVDSLSNSEEELDRQQKRCGRKRRSSRKNGEDSDSPTPGKRGKKSSSSSPQSFEELQTQRVMANVRERQRTQSLNEAFAALRKIIPTLPSDKLSKIQTLKLAARYIDFLYQVLQSDELDSKMASCSYVAHERLSYAFSVWRMEGAWSMSASH, from the coding sequence ATGTTTGAAGAAATGATGCAAGAGGAATCCGGCTCCCCTGTGTCTCCAGTGGACAGTCTAAGCAACAGTGAAGAAGAGCTCGACAGGCAGCAGAAAAGATGTGGGAGGAAAAGGAGATCGAGCAGGAAAAATGGGGAGGATTCAGATAGCCCTACCCCTGGGAAAAGAGGAAAGAaatccagcagcagcagcccgcAGTCTTTCGAGGAACTTCAGACCCAGCGAGTCATGGCTAATGTGCGCGAACGCCAGCGAACGCAGTCTCTCAACGAAGCCTTTGCTGCCTTGAGGAAGATCATTCCTACCCTTCCTTCAGACAAACTGAGCAAAATTCAGACCCTCAAACTGGCTGCCAGGTACATCGATTTCCTCTATCAAGTACTACAGAGCGATGAACTGGACTCCAAAATGGCAAGTTGTAGTTATGTGGCTCATGAGAGACTAAGCTATGCCTTTTCAGTTTGGAGAATGGAGGGCGCCTGGTCCATGTCTGCATCTCACTAG